The window GGACACTTGGCCTTCCAAAAGAATGGCGTCCCCGCCCCAGCGCCTCACGATGTCCACGCGCATTTGAGCCGAAGAGCGGGACCTTCACATCTTGCGCTCGGAAGGCCAGAAGAACTCGCGGTGTTCCCCGAATTCCTCTTTGGCAGTGTTCAACCCAGCCAACGGGTTCCCAACCGTCCAGCATGGATGAGAGCCCATCTTCATCCGGTTTACCGAATGCGTCGGCTGGGATGTCCGTGATTTTGAAACCGTAGATACGCATCAGGCGGCCTTTCGGGCGTTGTACCTTGCTTCAAGGATGGGCAGTGCGGCTTTCAGGGATCCGTGCTCGTTGGTGATCTTCTCAACCAGCCGGCCAATCGCGGATGCACCAGCAGGTGTGATCTTGAGTGAGTAGAAGACGTTGCCCTTGAACAGTGCTGCCTGATGGTTCACTGTCCGGTGAAAGTAGGTCTTCTTGGCCGCATACTCAGACCACAGATGCTCAGTCACGTACTCGTTCTTGCTGTTCCGGCGCCGTTGCTGGTGGTGTTAAATCCAGCCGCAGTAGACGAGTGCCCACCGGAGCTCCGTCACTCCACAATCAAACTGACTGTGGATTCCTACGGCCACCTGCTCCCTTGCGTGGGGGAAGAAGCTGCGGACAAGCGTGCGGCGCTCATCCCACGACATGCTGGGAGGGAAACCAGCGGCCACGGATCGGCCACAAATTCGCCCTGGGATACGCAAAAGGCCGGTTGACTCAATCCACTCGGATCGACTCAACCGGCCTCTGACCTCTATAAATGCTCGGTCTGCGCGGAAGGTAAGGGATTTGAACCCTTGGTACGGGGTTACCGCACACTGGTTTTCAAGACCAGCTCCTTAGGCCGCTCGGACAACCTTCCTCGCCTAGTAGTGTTTCATAGGGAGTTGGCTGTTCCAAAACATCACGTCTTCCAGCCCCTGCCCCGGGGCCTGGAAAACAAGCAAGAAACCGGGAGTTCGTCATGAAAGCCGTCTACATCTCAGAGCCGGGCGGGCCCGAAGTCCTCGAAATCCGCGAGGTCCCTTCTCCGGTGCCCGGCGAGGGTGAAGTCCTGATCGATGTCGTGGCCGCGGGGTTGAACCGTGCGGACGTCCAGCAGCGGAGAGGCTTCTACCCGCCGCCCCCCAGCGCATCGGAAGTACCAGGCCTGGAGGTCTCCGGCCGCATCGCCGCGTTCGGTCCCGGCGTCACCAAAGCATTCTCCGTGGGAGACAAAGTGGTGGCATTGCTGTCCGGCGGTGGCTACGCCCAGCAGGTGGCAGTCCCGGCGGAGCAAGTACTGCGGGTTCCCGAGGGCGTGGACCTCATTACAGCGGCCGCCCTGCCCGAGGTTGCCGCCACCGTGTACTCGAACCTGATCATGACCGCACAGCTGCAACCCGGCGAGACAGTACTCATCCACGGTGCAACCGGCGGCATTGGCACTATGGCCATTCAACTGGCCAAAGCCTATGGTGCAAAGGTGGCAACCACGGCCGGAACTGACGAGAAAGTCGGCACAGCCAAGGCCTTCCTCGGCGCCGATATCGCCATCAATTACACCGAAGAAGACTTCGCTGAAAGCCTCAAGGCGCACAATGGAGGCAAAGGCGCGGACGTGATCCTCGACGTCGTGGGTGCCAAATACCTGCAGCAAAATATCGACGCACTCGCCGACTATGGACGACTCATCGTCATCGGCCTGCAAGGCGGCGCAAAAGCCGAGATCAACCTCGGGCAACTCCTCAGCAAACGTGCTGCAGTCATCGGCACGGCCCTGCGGCCGCGGCCGGTCGCTGAAAAGGGAATCATCATGTCCGCGGTCCGCGAGTTCGTCTGGCCCATGATCACTGACGGAAGGATTCGGCCCTTGGTGGCCAAGTCCTTCCCTCTGGAGCAGGTTCGCGAAGCGCACCAGTACTTCGACTCCGGTGAGCACGTGGGCAAGGTACTGCTGCTCCTCTGAGCCACCCCCTCACGCGTGTCCGTCACTGCAGCAAGGAGTCACATGTCCATCCGGCACAGCCTGCTGGCCTTGCTCCAGGACCAGCCGCGCTACGGCTATGAGCTGCGGGTCGAATTCGAGGACCGTACAGGGGCTGCCTGGCCGTTGAACATCGGGCAGGTCTACACCACCTTGGACAGGCTTGAGCGCGACGGTCTGGTCAGTAAAGACGGCGACGACGGCGGTGGGCACGTCATCTACAGCATCACTGACGCCGGGGCTGAGGAAGTCGAGGCATGGTTCGCCGGTGCAGTGGACCGGGGCAATCCTCCACGGAACGAAATCGCCATTAAGTTGGCGCTCGCAGTAACGATTCCTGGTGTGGACACATCCGCGGTGATCCAGTCCCAGCGCGAGGTCTCGGTCAAGGCCCTGCAGGAGCACACCCAGGCCAGAAAAGTGGTCTCGGCCAACCAGCGGTCTTCGGATACTGCCTTGCTCTTGGTCCTCGATTCCTTGATTTTCCAAGCTGAAGCGGAAGTCCGCTGGTTGGATCTCTGTGAGGCCCGCATGGTCCAAGGCCAGGTAAACGGAGCAGCCCAAGCGGCGTCTCCCCGGCGGCAGGGCTGACGTCCGGCGCAGGGGAATGACCGTTCACCGCGTACCTGCAGACGATTGGCGTGTACCGCCCTATCCTTTCCGTGTCGGTTGTTAAGGTGAAGAGAAGAACCCGACGCCGCGGTCCCCACCGCCGCTGTTTGAATCACCGCAGCAGTACCCGTCACCGCAGCAGTTCTCAAGGAGGAGATATGGGCAAGATTTCTGACCAATCCAAACTCGCGGAAGGACTGGATCCCACGCTGCCTCCTCCGGCTGTGGAGGACTCCGTGCGTGAAGCGGAGGAACGCCGGTGGACCCCGGTCAAGATCGGTCTCTGGATTGCTATTTCGCTGCTGGGAGCGGTGGCGTGGTTCATGCTCGCACTGGTGCGCGGCGAAACCGTTAATGCCATCTGGTTCGTTTTCGCGGCTGTTTGCACCTACTTGATCGGCTACCGGTTCTACTCCAAGGTCATTGAGCGTTACTTGCTCAAGCCGGATGACCGTCGCGCTACTCCTGCTGAGTACAAAGCTGATGGCAAGGACTACGTCCGTACTGACAGGAACGTGTTGTTCGGCCATCACTTCGCCGCCATTGCCGGTGCCGGACCGCTGGTGGGCCCTGTTATCGCGGCTCAGATGGGCTATCTTCCCGGCACTATCTGGATCATCATCGGCGTCGTTCTTGCCGGCGCCGTTCAGGACTACCTGGTCATGTTCTTCTCCATGCGCCGCGGTGGCCGTTCACTCGGCCAGATGGCCCGCGAGGAACTCGGCGTCATTGGCGGTACGGCAGCGTTGGTAGCCACGCTGCTCATCATGATCATTATTGTGGCCATCCTTGCCCTGGTAGTGGTCAACGCCCTGGGTGAAAGCCCGTGGGGCGTGTTCTCGGTGGGCATGACCATCCCCATTGCGTTGTTCATGGGTGTCTACCTGCGATTCATCCGGCCGGGCAAGGTGATGGAGGTGTCCATCATCGGCTTCGTCCTGCTGATGGCTGCCATCATTGGTGGCGGCGCCGTTGCCGGAACGGAGTGGGGTGCGGCCTTCTTCCACCTGGACAAGGTCACCATTGCCTGGGGCATCATCATTTACGGGTTCATCGCCGCGATCCTGCCCGTCTGGTTGCTTCTTGCCCCGCGCGATTACCTCTCCACGTTCATGAAGATCGGCGTGATCGTGATGCTCGCGCTCGCCATCATTGTGGTGCGCCCGGAGATCACCGTCCCGGCGTTCAGTGAGTTCGCCGGGAGGGAAAACGGCCCCGTGTTCTCCGGTGCCCTGTTCCCCTTCCTGTTCGTCACAATCGCCTGTGGCGCCCTGTCCGGATTCCACGCACTTATTTCTTCCGGTACCACGCCCAAGCTGATCGAGAAGGAGCGGCAAACCCGCTTCATCGGTTACGGAGGCATGTTGATGGAATCCTTCGTGGCCATCATGGCCTTGGTAGCCGCGATCTCGATCGACCGTGGAATTTACTTCGCCATGAACGCGCCCCTGGCCCTGACCGGCGGCACTGTGGAGTCTGCAGCGCAATGGGTTAACAGCCTTGGTTTGGCCAACGTGAACATCACCCCGGACGTGTTAGCGCAGACCGCGAAGGACGTGGGCGAGGAAAGCATCATTTCCCGTTCCGGCGGCGCTCCTACGTTGGCTGTCGGTTTGGCCCACATCATGCAGCAGTTCATTGGCGGCCCGGGAATGATGGCTTTCTGGTACCACTTCGCCATCATGTTCGAAGCACTGTTCATCCTTACCGCCGTAGACGCCGGAACCCGTGTTGCCCGGTTCATGCTCCAGGACTCCATTGGCAACTTCATTCCCAAGTTCAAGGAAGCCTCATGGCGTCCAGGGGCCTGGCTGTGCACAGCCATCATGGTGGCAGCGTGGGGCGCGGTGTTGATCATGGGTGTCACCGATCCGCTGGGCGGCATCAACACGCTGTTCCCGCTGTTCGGCATCGCCAACCAGTTGCTGGCAGCCATTGCGCTGGCCGTGTGCCTGGCCATCACGGCCAAACGCGGAGTGTTCAAATGGCTGTGGATCGTGGCAGTTCCGCTGGCTTTCGCGGCCGTAGTGACCATCACCGCCAGCTTCCACAAGATCTTCTCGCCGGTCCCGGCAGTGGGCTACTTCGCCAACAACCAGGCGTTCTCCAAGGCGCTGGCTGATGGAAAGACGGAGTTTGGTACTGCCAAGACCGTTGCCGCCATGGAAGCTGTGGTCCGCAACACCATGATCCAAGGCGTGCTCTCCGTCATCTTCGTGACCCTGAGCATCATCGTGATTGTTGCCGCACTCCTGGCAACCATCAAAGCGATCCGCGCAGGTGGCGGCCAGGACAATGAAGACCCACCCGTTCCTTCCAAGGTGTACGCACCGGCAGGGCTGTTCCCCACCACTGCCGAGAAGAAGTTGCTCGCGGAATGGAACGCCCTGCCTGCGGAGAAACGGACCCAGAAGGCCGGCCACCACTGATGAACACCACCATGATGAACGGCACCACTCATGAAGAGCGCCGCTGATGAATACCGTCGTTAGGGGCCTCCGGGGCTTTGCCACCTACATGGGCTCGCTCATGGGTGCTGATGCCTACCGGAAGTACCTGGAACACTTCGAAACTACCGGCCATTCCGGTCCCGCCATGACCGAACGCGAGTTCTGGCGGGACCGGATGGATCGGCAGGACAGCAACCCGCAAGGCAGGTGCTGCTGACGTAAGCGTCCGGTACTAAGTTTCGCTACGAACGAAGTCCAAAACCAGGGCCTGGACAGGGCTTCGCGTGAAGCACGTGAGAGTATGAACGGATGAGCGATCTGAACAACATTCAGCCCAAGGATGAGGCTTCGGACGACACCCCCGTGGAGGGAACCACGCTGGACGAGGGCATTGAGCAGCCCGGGGGACAGCACCCATCGGCGGATGAGGTGGCGAAGGATGCCAAACTCAAAGCCAACCTTCACGAACTTGTTGATGAGCCGGCCAAGGTGATGAGGATCGGCACCATGATCCGCCAGCTCCTGGAGGAAGTCAAAGCCGCGCCCTTGGACGACGCCGCCCGCGGTCGCCTTGCCGAGATTCACGAGCGGTCTATCAAGGAACTCGAGGATGGGCTGGCTCCGGAACTCATCGAGGAACTGGAACGCATCAGCTTGCCTTTCCCTGACGAGAAAGCGCCCTCCGATGCGGAGCTTCGCATTGCGCAGGCGCAACTCGTTGGCTGGCTGGAGGGCTTGTTTCATGGCATCCAGGCTGCCATCGCCGCGCAGCAGGCTGCCAAGGAACACGCGGCCGCGCAGATGCAGCTCCGTCAGCTTCCGCCGGGAACTGTCATTGCGCCGGGTATCGTCATTGGCGAGAACGGCCAACCGCAGCGGGCGGCAGCACCCGGAGCACCCGGTGCAGCCAACCAGGGCCGCCGGGAAGACCCCGATCACGGCCCGGGCCAGTACCTCTGAGTTCGCAGGTGGGTTTCTTTGGGGCCGTCCGGCAAGGGCGGAAGGACGATCTGGAGCTTGGCAAGGGGCTGTGGCGCCGCGCCCATGACCGTTTTCACCGGGGACTGGACCGGTACCACCAAGTCCTTGAGGGCGTTGATGATGA is drawn from Arthrobacter sp. 31Y and contains these coding sequences:
- a CDS encoding NAD(P)H-quinone oxidoreductase, coding for MKAVYISEPGGPEVLEIREVPSPVPGEGEVLIDVVAAGLNRADVQQRRGFYPPPPSASEVPGLEVSGRIAAFGPGVTKAFSVGDKVVALLSGGGYAQQVAVPAEQVLRVPEGVDLITAAALPEVAATVYSNLIMTAQLQPGETVLIHGATGGIGTMAIQLAKAYGAKVATTAGTDEKVGTAKAFLGADIAINYTEEDFAESLKAHNGGKGADVILDVVGAKYLQQNIDALADYGRLIVIGLQGGAKAEINLGQLLSKRAAVIGTALRPRPVAEKGIIMSAVREFVWPMITDGRIRPLVAKSFPLEQVREAHQYFDSGEHVGKVLLLL
- a CDS encoding PadR family transcriptional regulator encodes the protein MSIRHSLLALLQDQPRYGYELRVEFEDRTGAAWPLNIGQVYTTLDRLERDGLVSKDGDDGGGHVIYSITDAGAEEVEAWFAGAVDRGNPPRNEIAIKLALAVTIPGVDTSAVIQSQREVSVKALQEHTQARKVVSANQRSSDTALLLVLDSLIFQAEAEVRWLDLCEARMVQGQVNGAAQAASPRRQG
- a CDS encoding carbon starvation CstA family protein encodes the protein MGKISDQSKLAEGLDPTLPPPAVEDSVREAEERRWTPVKIGLWIAISLLGAVAWFMLALVRGETVNAIWFVFAAVCTYLIGYRFYSKVIERYLLKPDDRRATPAEYKADGKDYVRTDRNVLFGHHFAAIAGAGPLVGPVIAAQMGYLPGTIWIIIGVVLAGAVQDYLVMFFSMRRGGRSLGQMAREELGVIGGTAALVATLLIMIIIVAILALVVVNALGESPWGVFSVGMTIPIALFMGVYLRFIRPGKVMEVSIIGFVLLMAAIIGGGAVAGTEWGAAFFHLDKVTIAWGIIIYGFIAAILPVWLLLAPRDYLSTFMKIGVIVMLALAIIVVRPEITVPAFSEFAGRENGPVFSGALFPFLFVTIACGALSGFHALISSGTTPKLIEKERQTRFIGYGGMLMESFVAIMALVAAISIDRGIYFAMNAPLALTGGTVESAAQWVNSLGLANVNITPDVLAQTAKDVGEESIISRSGGAPTLAVGLAHIMQQFIGGPGMMAFWYHFAIMFEALFILTAVDAGTRVARFMLQDSIGNFIPKFKEASWRPGAWLCTAIMVAAWGAVLIMGVTDPLGGINTLFPLFGIANQLLAAIALAVCLAITAKRGVFKWLWIVAVPLAFAAVVTITASFHKIFSPVPAVGYFANNQAFSKALADGKTEFGTAKTVAAMEAVVRNTMIQGVLSVIFVTLSIIVIVAALLATIKAIRAGGGQDNEDPPVPSKVYAPAGLFPTTAEKKLLAEWNALPAEKRTQKAGHH
- a CDS encoding YbdD/YjiX family protein; the encoded protein is MNTVVRGLRGFATYMGSLMGADAYRKYLEHFETTGHSGPAMTEREFWRDRMDRQDSNPQGRCC
- a CDS encoding bacterial proteasome activator family protein: MSDLNNIQPKDEASDDTPVEGTTLDEGIEQPGGQHPSADEVAKDAKLKANLHELVDEPAKVMRIGTMIRQLLEEVKAAPLDDAARGRLAEIHERSIKELEDGLAPELIEELERISLPFPDEKAPSDAELRIAQAQLVGWLEGLFHGIQAAIAAQQAAKEHAAAQMQLRQLPPGTVIAPGIVIGENGQPQRAAAPGAPGAANQGRREDPDHGPGQYL